The Rhipicephalus sanguineus isolate Rsan-2018 chromosome 4, BIME_Rsan_1.4, whole genome shotgun sequence DNA window TGCCAGTGCAGCTTCTAGCTCATCCATAGAAAACGGGCACTCCATGCGGTGATCACGTGAGAGAAATGGGTGGTCGAGCTCCACCGTCCTTGTATCTGTGAAATTTGAGtcgccggcaatccttctacagaagGATTCTGCGACGTCAATCTCGTTACACTGCAAGTGAAGTGCCAGAGATTTAAACGGGTGTCGCTGACCAAAGGTTGTGCGAAGACCACGGACAGTTCTCCATATAAGCGATAAAGGCTCTCGCGGATCCAACGACTCGCAGAAGGATACCCATCGTCGCGAAGCCAGTTTATCCAtgtgacgctgtattttcttctgagtgcgtcgagccagtctcaaatcatccttgcactttgtgcgtctatatcttcgttcTGCGCGACGGCGCATTGCACGAAGCTTCTCAAGTTCGATGTCGAAATCGGTGCGTGTGTAACTCGTGTAACTCGTCAAAAGCGAATGCGTGGTGTTCTGCAGGGCATCCTTTATCGCGGCCTCTAGGTTATAGGATGAGCCGTCGCTACAACAGTCTTCCATTATCGTCTTGAATTTCGGCCAATCGGTGCATTGAAGGGCTCTGGAGGACTTGGAGCTGGTCAAACCTTCTATCCTCAGATAAgtgggaatgtggtcactaccccgcgtttccaaatctgaaaaccaGTGCACTTTTCTCGTGAACGAGCGTGAAACAAGAGTGAGGTCCAGGCAGCTGCTGTAGGCTGATCCACGTAGatatgtagggcttccatcatTAGAAACACTGAGTTCGTGCTCCGAGGCAAATGACACCAACTTTCTTCCTCTAGAGTTGACCTTTGAGCTTCCCCATAGAATATGGTGGGCATTAAAATCACCAGTGATCACCCACGGGTGTGGAGTCGATGTCAAAATATCGCGTAAGCGCTCGCAATCTAGGCGGCTTGATTGGGATACATAAGCTCTGAGAATTGTGAAAGTGACCTTATTCTTCTTCACAGTAAGGCAAACATATTGATTCTCTTCGTCAGGTGGGACAGGGTGATGAATATAAGTCAGGTCACGGCGCATGAACACAACAACCTTGCTGCACTCTCCGTGGGTGGAGGACATAAAGCACTCGTAGCCTGACAATCTGACGGAAGCAGACAGATTGGGCTCGCATATCACAATGATGGGGAATCGGTTCGTAAATACAAACTGTCTAAAGTCGGACATGCGCGACTTAAgacctctggcgttccactgaaAGACAGATGCATTCTTGACTTCCTCTCGAAACGATGGTACCTCGAGGGCCGTGGTTTTACCCTAAAGCTGCAAGCACCGGACTCAGGGTGTCCAGCACCTGCAGTGCGCTCTGCGCAGACGGGGTCTTCATGTCGCTCAGTAGAACGCGCATGGCGCTAATCAGcgactgcagcaagtttacgaccTGTCGATCTTCAGTCGTCGCATCAGTGGTTCGTTGGGTCGTTGAGGGCGGTGGAATTCGATGTGACGCCGTAGCAGGTTGAGCTTGTGGAAGCGAGGGCCACTCTTCGGAAGGTGCGACTGCTGTCTCTGCCTTTGATTTCGCAGTGTCTGTCTTCGAGGAGTTCGGTGTTCGTAAGGCAGCCGCTTTGATGGAGGATGACATCTCGCTAACGGCAGAGCAGTCTTTTCGTGATGTTCTTCGGTgtcgacgccgtcgtcgccgaagTGTAGCGGCCGCCTCTCTGTGCGTTGAATTGTCCCGCACCATACGCTTGAGTACCGCGTGCTCGTTCCTCAAGCGCGGGCAATCTTTGGATGAGGCTTCATGAGCGCCATGGCAGTTGGGACACCTTAACACAGTTGCACCGCAGGCGTCTTTTGAATGAGATTCAGCGCACCGCGGGCACACAACATTGTTCCCACAGACACCTCTGACGTGTCCTGTCTTGAAGCATTTGTAGCATTGCAGTGGCTTCGGCACGTATGGACGGACTGAGTGGTGAACGTGGCCTACTTTGACGTGTGAGGGAAGGCTGTCTCCCTCAAACACAAGCCTCAAGCAACGTGAGTTGCCAAGTCTTGTGATGTGCGTGATGAGAGTGCCTTCTGTAGTTGGCTTTATTAATATTGGCAGGTCATCAGGTGGAATGGAAAGATCGACGTCATAAATGACGCCAACAGTGCCGTTACAACCTGTAGAGATCATTGATCGAACTTTCACTTTGTCGATTACCGTTATGTTCCGCAGGCTTTGCAGCGCACTACGGTGCAGAACGTCTACGGCAAGGACATTCTTCCGTGCATTTATCCTCACGTCTTTGATCTGATTCGGCGCGGTTTCCTCGAGAAGCACAGAGAGAACTTGCCTATTGAGGAGTCGTAAGTTGGACGTAGGGTCTTCGGGCATGAATAGCATGGTGTGCGGCCAACATTGTGCTGCAGTCTTCACGGTAGAAACACTTGCCGACGATGTCGTCCGCAGGAGTCTTCTTTTTGCCGTTCGACTGATGACGACCTTGAAGTCATCGTCCGATGACTCGAAGCCCTCCGAGTACAAATCGGTTGCCTCGCTGTCCGTGTCGCTTGACGCGTTTCCACGTTTCCTGGACGTGGCCCGACGGGACGGTTGCGCGCCAGGCAGATCCTCAGGCGTGTCTTGAAGCATTGCCGCAAGGATGGAGCGGCAGCTCCCAGGATTTGCAGGGAAACAATTGAAAAAACTGGGACAAGGGTACAAGCGTTCAAGCACTCATTGAACAGCCGGATAAGCGTTTCAAGTGAAATCGTGCAGATTTCGTTACTGATTAGAACCCTCTGTGACATTACTGCAAATTTTCATTgaggaattttctttttttttaagtaaatgtcATCAATACATCATTTTTGCTTTATTAAACTGTATCATTTCCACCATTTTCTTGCGGATACGAGAAGACAGGAGAACGATGTATTATCCGGGTAAAACGTAcaatccgggggggggggggacgcgtaTAAGCCAGGGAACTACGAAAGTGAATAAAGGCTCTGCCGTGTTACATTTAAAATGCCCTATTACGGGAAATTTGGTCATCGGCTCTGAAAAAATAACTGTTTTAAAGGTTGTGATCTTTACCGTTAATGATGGTCACGCGCTTACGGATTTTACGAGGGCTACTACTATAGCATGTTCAATGTTGTTCACTGCCACTTGACAACATCCTCAGCGATGGCCCTTACATGTGAAAAGCTTGCGTACTGTCAATTCAACCCTGCTCTCTTAATCAAACGACCTATTGGCGCGTAAATACAGCACATTGCAACGTTTTATCAAGTGCATGCTTACCATCTTCGTCACCATGCACCACTTCGCTCAGAAGACACCTTCACTTATATCAGGGCAGCGGTTAGGgctataattttttttcataGCATATACTAATTTGTGCAGCGTGAGACAACACCAAGAAAAGACAAGAGCAGGTGCTTTGAacatatcaaaaaaaaaaaaaatcacaccacctCCCGCTGAAGGGAATCATGAGGCGATGGGAAGCAGCGTTTCAGAGGCGTAGTggaggggggagaggagaggggaagtgaagagggggaaaAGTGTGAGagggaagagaagtggagagggggagaggagaggaagtgtgtggagagggtttgcgcatgcgcagtaagggtggtcgcgccgcacaccaccggtttgaactccgccataagatgcttcgcatctaaaaagagtcCGAAGAACCAGAAACgcgctgttctgttctgttctgttctgttctgttctgttctgttctgttctgttctgttctgttctgttctaactggcttgctgtgaaGAGGTTGAGGCTTATATCACCTCGGCCACTCCATTTCTATAAAGCCCGCAAGTAAATGAGCTGAAAATGTGCTGAGCTATAACATCGCTTGTCctcgtctttcttcttcttcttctttttccttcttttttttttttactcatgctACCTTTACACACTGCAGTAAAAAAATCCCTGTTGAAAGTCAGAAGGAGCGGCCGTGAACATGCATATCTCCTTTTTAGTATGCTGTTTTCCGGCCTCGTTCGGTGTCATAACTAGCCATCGCCTGTCCGCCCCCAAAGCCTTctataatttaaaaaaataacaatcTATTAAAGTACGGGCACACGTGTGGTTATGATTATAATAATGAGTAGTCTGAGGTATAGTCACGTAAACCCCCCTTTCTGTCCAGTGATGTAAAAGTACTACATTACAGATAATGCATAGTCAACGTAGCCGACTTATCAATCGATTTGTCTATGACTCTTGAATAACTATAAATTGCccaacttattttttttttatttagaatgCTCATACTTTGCGTTTCGCTTGCTATTTTGTGGGAACAGGCTTCGCGAACAGGCTTAAGGGACGAGTAAAGAGTACGTGCAAACGAGATAATCCTAGCTGCCAGGGGCGTAACCAGGATTTTCTTTCagggggagagagggaggaggtTTAACCTcacttaatgtatgttcgtgcgttcgtttatatgtacacatgcaaaattgaaaaatttcccctggctaagcccctgctCGCTGTTGATATTTAAGAACATGGCAAAATAGATAGTATGTATAGCCTTCAGGTGCTTTTCTGGTGTGTAGGGTCTATAGGGTCGAGAACGCCGCGCTAACCCCGCAAATGGCGTGGGTATTTAAACGAACAAACCATCATCGTCAGTGTCATCGAAACGGTAACCGTCAACGCGCCGGCATTACTTCATCTTCGTCTATTCAGTTGTCATCATGCCAGCGCCATCACGCCATTGTCATTTCtgtcgtgacgtcacggcgtcttCGCCGCCCGGCTGCGTTGTATAGACGCACGCACGCGTTGAACTCAGTAGCACAAAACTACCAAGCAATCGTTTCGCTTAGGCAATTCATCATCCATCGATGGTTTctgccaataattaaaaagagaTAGACTATTTGATGCTCGCTGATTGGTGCATACACCATGATTAAAAGACAGGAAAGATTCAGAAAAGCTGTCAAATCTTACAGCCTTTTACGTGACACATTCGCAAAACTTCCGTATAGGGTGTGTGCGCAAATGATTGCACGATGTGTCGTCTCTATCTTCCTATCGCACGATTTACAGGAACAGGACGAGCTCGAAGAACTCAAGAGCGAATTACAACTACTAAACATCAAGATAAAGGTAAGATCCTTTCTCTTGTTTTGTATAAGACCATAGGCGTGAGAacagggggcgccccccccccccctattcacctaagagggggggagcGCAAAGTCGGctccacacattgacataatagggagggggcgctgcgactagggggggggggtaatgtcCGCGCCACATATTGACATAATTggaagggggggcgctgcgacgaaccttcgcccccgccccccacccctgaaggggaaccctgcgcacgcctatgtataggACGTTCCCATTACGCTTTTTGTGCCAGCCGTTCATTCTGGCTTCATCACAGCACGTGCCTTAACACATGCGCTACATTCGTTAAACTGGCTTTTCACATCAACAACCATCTTTGCGAATATCTTAAATCGTGCATGGGTGTCAGTAGCTTATATCTATATTTGTTTCCGTATATCGTGTAATTTCTGTGTACTTGTGATAACGATGGATTCCTGCGTAAAAACCGCGGAAGCGAATTGCCAACACattcaaatcaatcaatcagtcaatcagttAGCGAGTGAATACAaacggctgagaagaaaaagaagacggttttcgcgttcgagtcgtcttaggcgaatgcataataattattggtgtttaatgtcccaaaaccacgatatggttataagGAACGccgtccggaaatttcgaccacctggggttctttaacgtgcacctaaatctaagtacacgggcctcaagtattctcgccttcaccgaaaatacggccgggattcgatcctgcgaccctTGCAgtgggtcagctgtcgagcaccataaccactagaccaccgtggcagttcaggcgaatgcgtaagttgccctgtgagtttttttccaGGATCACGCAAGGAAAAGATCATATGAATCCATATCAGTTCATATAACGTGTTATATGGATACAAAAGCTTCTGTGAAGTACTGTCTTATGACAATCAGTGGAACCCCAATTCGCTAtcatctgtttgtttttttttttcttatacacATGTGACTTACATGTAAAACTATCATTTATGCTTATTTTTTACGCATTTATTGCACTGTTAATTATAACATTGAGCATTCTGTCATCACGGGATTTTGGGGTTTATGGGGGCACGCGCCttgtcatgttttcttttttctgcctttttaccGGTCCCCTATGCAACTGTACTTTGTTTCTTGCCTGCAGTAAACTTCAACTATTTAGAACAGTCGTCCTTTCGACGAGTGACAAGTGCTTGAACTCTGGTCGTGCACTAAGAGGCAGAAACGAGCTCTCAAATCTCGACGTGATTTACCCGTGGCTAGTGGCGTAATCAGTCCTATATGAACAGTATTTTATGTGCGCTTACTTttaaatagagagagggagaaatagatgaaaaggaagaggcagggaggttaacctggtgcgaccctgcacaggggtggggatataggggtcgaagagaggacagagagagagtgagataaaataaaaacaaaacaaaaaatgcacacatgcgcacacatgcgcacacatgcaggacgttctACTTTTAAATCTTTCTTAGTGTTCCCGTGACCTGATCATGTGTGTCATTCTTGAACACTTATAGcctgtcccccctcccctttttttatTTCCGTTTTTATCCGTCACTGGTGGACTTGTTTCCTTCCTATAAGGTGTTCCGTAATCTCATtacctttctgtttttctttgttgcttttttaAGCAAGAACGTTGGTATAGTCTTCAGTGGACAATCTTCCTGCGTTCTTTCCGACTAATGAGTATAAGATagcttgcatgtgacgtcatggacgcggcTTCTGAACGTACTGGAGCTCCACGATGGCGGCATTGATGATAAACAAGTTGCGGTTAACCTGCTTGAATGTGATAACGACGGTGCAGAAGCGCCTCTGCAcgtgaataacgaaagaacctgcatgcgaTATTTCGATAACATTAATATTAAGTGACATCGCAAACGTCGCGTcccccatgctggtgctccaacacggcggtttcggtgacgtcagtgcaagagtttgccaacatattacaattttttttcccctccacCGAACGCTACGGCAGTTTCTTTCTCATATTCATGACGTCGCACTTAAGGGAGGACGTGGCGGATGGCGCGTATTCTGATGAAGGTCGACCGCAGAGAGAGAGTTCTGGGTCCAAAGGGGACTGCGCGCTTGTGCTGATGGAGCCGGACCGAAAAGAGGGCCCTTAAGAGCGACTGGTGAGAGAGACTGTTCGAAAGGAGAGGATCATGTCGACTGACGTCACAGTCCCATTTGGGCGTCCGTTTACATAACGCCCTCTCCCCGTGACTGCGTATTCAACAGGAACTCTGAGCGGAGAGGCGTAGCCGAGTCTAAACAAATGGTAGGACAAACAAAAGACGGCCGGGGCGGGGAAAGCACGCTGCGCCCGGTGGATGGGCAGAAAATAGCCGCGCGAGGCTGAAGGAGTCGTAGGAAAAAGGGGTCTCTAAGAACTGTCCAGCGCGTTTTACAGAAGCCGATTTCGAAgaagcttttttttgttttgttttttttttgacgtaaAGGTTGAAGCCTAGCAGTGTTCGATAGGTATACTCTGATCATTGAAGAATGAATCTTACCGAAAGTGGAGATCAATGCCGATCACGTGGTCTTTGGAGAAGATAACGACCAGGGCACAACCAGGGTCCAAGCACTTGCGCAGGCAAAGGACGCCTGCTCTAAAACGTCTCGGGCGTGGCCGTCGTTTTGCACGCGCGTTGCGCTTTCAGCGTTGTGATCATCTTATCTGCTGACGAGATTTGTCGACTGGTGAAAACCACTGAGTATATTTTCTAATAGCGTTAAGGAAATGTTCATTCGAGAAGCTGcaggtatcgagctgcttctcgttcttcgcgtgacattccaattgcttgctatcgcactcattgcttcgcccttgcggcgaaactgtgacctttttttttttaaagattcgATGTGCCAGAAATCTGACGGGCACGAAAAGTGATGTCACATTCAGATTCTGTAAACAGCACCTGTGACGTCAGATACTGCGGCAATAGCTATGGATAAAGCTGGCGGCCGTctccttacgaaaaaaaaagaaaaaacaatgcTCCCCTTTAAAAAATGAACCAGGCCACTTAGGTGTGGGACTTCCTGTGGAAGGAAAGGTCCAACAACAAAGGGAGACCGCAAGAAATGCAACGTCACATAATAACGCCATAGCTTTCGCAATATCGGTGTGAAAGAAACTAAGGAAAGGAACAACAACATGGCATGGCTCGACTCCACTGTCCCTGTGATCATCCTGCTTGATCGCAGGAAGGGCAACAGATGGCCGCTGACAAGACCTTTCAGGAAGTGCTCAAGGATATCGAGAAAGAGGCCAAGTTCCGGGTCAAGCAGCGCCGCATCCTCAAGGGACACATCTCTAAAGTGACCTCAGCGCACTTCTGTGGAGACAGCAAGTACGCCAAACATATAAAGTAACGCGCTGGAATACTGCAGTCTCATTGCACTATACGTTACATATAGAGCAATGCGACTACATATGCAGCGCAAACACTCTAAATTGTCTAAGAATGTCGTGTGTGTGAATGGAGGCACCGTTATCTGAGCTTACTGGCAATTAAGGCAAGGCACGTGTGATGCTGTCATTATGCAGTTTAAATACTGTGATATTTTATTTGTTAAGTCTGTGTGCCACAAACTGCACGGTGCTCGAACACTGGAAGGAAACAGCGCTGAAACCTTCCATAACCTCGTTCTTACATCTATAAGTTTTTTAGGGTATATGTGCGGGCCTATACAGCTTTCAGCGCTGTTTCCTtccagtgtcttttttttctttttcacacttTTCGTATTCCCTATAAATCAACGACTACCAATCCAATCAATGTTTACTCTGCCCTTAGAAACTATAAGCGTTGGATGCATACGCGAAAGTCACTCCTTGCGACATCTATTCCAAGTGCTCGGTTTTACAGTCAAGCCAACTACGTGCTAAACAGAGCAGCTCTCACACCACGGAACGCGGCATGCGGGCTCGCTGTAGGCGGCCTGTTTTGCCCACCTGCGCAAGGAGAAAGCGCGCGGGAGGCACGGTAACGCTCTGCTGCGCGCGCATGCCAACTCACGTGCGTCTCGCTCCAAGTGCGCTATACACGAAGTCAACGCTCATCACCGAGACAGGTCCGGAAATGGAAACAGCACTGACGAGAAAAGGACGCCGCTGTGGTATATATAGAATGGTCGAATACAGTAATAGTGCCTGCAACGAGCTAGTAGCGATTAGCGACAGGAATCCGAAAACAACAGGATCCTACCACCATTGCTATTCCTAACGCATACCGAATAGGATCGACGCAGCACTAACCCGTCTATAGCACAGACATAGTCAGCAGTTATGGTCGACACTACAACCGGGCAAAGCGCCTTGTTTAGGTAGTTATTTAACTTTAGATGCAGGAAAACGGAGAAGTATTGTATTCGTTTCAGCTGTCTCAAACTCCCATACTTGTCATTCAGGAAAAGCAAGAGCAGAATAACCTGTGCGTCAGGTACGCGGTAAGTAAGTGCCCTGTCTACGGTGCTCAATTATTATTTATCATGACGTCATGTTATCCATGTCTCAAGACatattattcatgttcgtcatacactcacgtcatCCCATGCCAATTATGGTTCTAGTCCGTTTCTTACTCGTTCATTTAATCTTTCAGGAAGGCGGTGTCAGGATCACTGGACGGCAAACTCATCATCTGGGACGTCTTTTCGGGAAACAAGGTTAGTAAAACTTCGTTCAATCCCACGTCGCGATATTTCCGGATTTCCGGCACATGAGAGCGCAGGATCATTGTTTAAGGATACGAGACATCGGGGCACTCGAAATCGGTCAGTAAGGCAATCGCCTAGAAGAAAATAATGGCTGTAGGACAACCATATGTTCCGTTCGCGTTTAAGGAAGTGTAAACCACGCGAAGCTGCGCCTTCCCAAAAGAGCTTCTTTTGTGAGATAAATGTCATGGTAGGTATACAGGCTACTCCACACAGGTGGAATAGGTAGGGGCATATAAAAAATACGAATGAATGGTCAAAAGACAAGGCTGAGTCTTGCGACATTTATTATTTTGCAAGCGGTACGTGGACGCTCATTATTTCGCTTGAAATGACGACGACGAGAGCGCCCAAAACGTCATGCGGCTACACTTGGCCTTTATGAGCCGTGAGCGTAAGTTGAAGTCAACGTTTCAGTGGAAATAAAGCATGCAGCATTGTAAACTGTGCCACTGCGAATCATTGTTTTATAATACTTAGTTATTGTATAACAACAAAAGCCAAATCAATGGCGAGATTGTTGAAGCTTACTCCATGCATGTGAACACAGGCGCGTGCGTCAGCCGGACCTCTATCGCCTTGCATGAAGAAGAAGCGACACCCTTATTCGACATGACCACGTCATGTGACCGTATTTTTTGTGTATATTAACAACCTGTTTGATagaaataaaatcagttgttagtcagcgcttgtgacGTGTTCGTTCATCCCTGTCCTCTGTCCGGATCACGCGGCCCACTTCGCAAATTATGTTCAGTTACCAGCTCGCCCAGCTTACCGTTTTAATGCAATATCTGGAAGTGAGCTTTCCGTCACTGCCTATTTGTTTGTGTgtcgaagggggaggggggcggtgcCATAGATGGATAAAAGGGAAGGGCTGTCAACAGATTATGCTGCCCTTCCTATGGCGAGACCTTGCGCACACCTTTCTGATATATCCATGACATCTTTAAATCGCGCTCAAGCTAACTCATAATAAGTATGCTAGCTAATACCGCCAATGTGCGCGATTTGCGTACTGCGTATGCATCAAATATCTACTAAACTGTGCACATTTCCCTTCTGGTGTTTCACACTTGATGAATCATAATGTCTTGTAATCTAACGTCAGGCATCACAAGCTTTGTACTTACACCTATTTTGCTGTACTTGCTGTTGTCCTTGATTTTAGCCTATTTTGTTGTTACTTTTGAGCACTTGTCTTTGTTTTTTATGTTTCATACTTTTGtatctgacccccccccccctcacaaagTGCCTTTGTGAAGCCTGTAAGGGATTTGTAAATAATAGAACGTGGCTCCTGTGCTTCGCACGTTGCAGATGCGTGTGATTCCGTTGCGCTCCAGCTGGGTGATGGCGTGCGCGTTCGACGAGCAGGGCAATTACGTGGCCGTCGGAGGCATGGACAACATGTGCACCGTCTACGACCTGCGCGGCACAAACGCCAAGGTGCGACGCGAGCTGGCCGGCATGGACGGATACCTGTCCAGCGTGCGTTTCCTCGGAGACTCGCAAGTCATCACCGGCTCCGGAGACACGCACGTGTGAGTGGTGTGGGCCGAGATTCGCGGCCGAGAGTTTGCGCGATGTCAGGCAGTGCGTGTCCGCACGTACGCAGTGTGCGCCTTTAAAACTGGCTTCACCGCACTAACAGGCTTTATAAGGTGAAGCCTACTTCCATCGTTCACTTTACGCAAGCAATGGGCCATTTTCGTTATCTTAAAGCTTGAATTCACGTGAACAGGGGCGGTGTCATGATTTCCCCCTAGAGAGGCATGGGGTGTGGGGGGGTGGGGTGCTATATTGAGGAAGGTTATTCGTGGGGACCGCGGCGCCTTTCAAATCGGGTTTCTGGCGCTCCAGCGAATCCGACGGGGAGAGAGGCGAAGCATACATGGATATCGCATGGTGCCACGGACGGCGTTAtgattgtggggggggggggggggggaggcgaaaaTTTCAGTGGGGCGGCCTCCacgtgcgccccccccctcccctgacaCGGCCCCTACGGGATGCAATCATGCATCATGCATGCGAACGCGATAAGCTTCCCCCATGTATACAGCCATCATTTCATCCCCATTTGAACCACGGCGGATGCCATCACTAGTTTGGCAAATGTACAATGCAAAGAAACGCACTTGAAAGTGATTGAAGTGGCCTATTGCCAGTATTTGGGAGTGTTTACGTACACGCGGATGTAACCGAATATATTTCAGATGAAATTTTATCGGCCTCATTATATACTTACACAAGCAGTAAATATCTACCCAGCAAGCTTAATCACTGCTGATACTTACGGAGCTGAACGGATGGTatcattgcagcatcaatcacGTCCCGCATGCATATTTAAGACGCAGCCACATAAATGTTCCGATAGTCGTAGGCTGTTGCAACACCATTATCTCTTGGCAGCTGATGACATACGAAAAGTAATGTGCTCAATTTTTACAGGCGTACGCACACACGCCAGCGTGGAGGCGGCTACGATAAGAAAACTCTTTTTATGAAGTACATCTGCATTTTTTAGCTTATCTTGGCAGATATGGCATATTCCTCTGCTGTGCTCGAGGTTGCGCCTTACATTCTCTGCTAACGTAGCAGTCTATTTCCAACATGAACACAGAAATCATTCAGCCATCATGTGTGCTGCTTGTAAGCCATTGCTTTGACTCGGAACGCTGCCTGTTTTCTCAACTTTGTTGCACTTTGTTCGACCGTACGTTGTCTCAGCAATTTTTTCGCTCACGCAGTGTCCTGTGGG harbors:
- the LOC119389748 gene encoding guanine nucleotide-binding protein subunit beta-2 isoform X2, with protein sequence MEQDELEELKSELQLLNIKIKEGQQMAADKTFQEVLKDIEKEAKFRVKQRRILKGHISKVTSAHFCGDSKKAVSGSLDGKLIIWDVFSGNKMRVIPLRSSWVMACAFDEQGNYVAVGGMDNMCTVYDLRGTNAKVRRELAGMDGYLSSVRFLGDSQVITGSGDTHVVLWDLERGQKVVTFEAHEGDVISLSLNPDKTTFVTGSVDNTARRRSRLVRCSSGTSARRNAARRSGSTKLTSARSVSTLGATCSRRPRRTSRAGCSTCAATSNCAATRTHASRPPSRAVACRSPEGFSSPAPTTTTSTSGTRCPRVESVP